The stretch of DNA TTGCTGTCGCGCACCGCCTTGTCCCGCCCCGTCGCCTTCCAGAACCCCGTCAACGTCGCCCGGTTCGTCCGCGTCCCCGTCGGGTACTTGCGGTCCTTGTAGCTGAAGAAGTACCAGTCGCTCTGCTCCTCGTACCCGATCTTGCAGTGCTCTTCGATCGATAGATGAGCATATATTCAGATGCATAGTGGATCAGATATTCAGATGCATGCAAATAAGCTGACGAGCGAGtgatgagcaccttggagatcCCATGGCTCGATGCGGTACAGGTCGACGTCGCGGATGACGTCGAGGTCGATCTTCTGCGAGGCCACCTTCTTCCGGAGGTAGTAGCCGACGAGCTCCTCGTCGGTGGGGTGGAACCTAAACCCTGGAGGCACGCATGACTCCATGATCACCAGCAGCACGTCAATTCAGCCAATCAGCCTGCATCAAATTCAGCAGCTCCTCAATGTATCTCACTCTTTCCAATCGGCCGGAGATAACGAAACAATTGCTCCAATCTTTCCAATCTACAGTACTCCTACTATGAGCTacgcatcatgcatgcattgcaGGCCAGCATTTTTTTTTATACGATCAGCTAATAAGCTGCAGTTTTGAGAAACCAGACAGAACGAGACACGATACTGCTAGCTTGACTACTGGTGGGCTATGAAGGAAagtatgcaaatgcaagatgtGTGTGCAGATAGAATGATAGATGGGCATGTATGTATGGGTTTCCAGTGCTTTTGAAAAAGTTTAACGCAGGCACCATGCTGGGGTAGGTCTCCAGGTCAGTCAGTACGGTGAAGCCTGGGCATTATTAGTATAGTACAGGGTACGGTAAAGCCTGGGCAGCAGGCCGGGCCAAAACACAGCAATATTGCAGGCAGGGAATGATGGTGTCGAGGTCACGATCAGGAGCATATTGGGCGCCGTCAGCAGGGAATGATAGCTGCCACAGTGACATGGACCAGCCACCAGGGCACAGTAAAGTTTAAGCAGAAACCAATGTTATCTCCCAGTCTTAGATCTGTCAGTGGAGCTGATACCAATGTTTAAACAAGGTGTTTCAGATCAAAGCTTTCTGCAAAGAAGTGCAGTTCACCTTAAAAAGAAGGGACATGCTAGGAATGTACTAGTATATATAGCAGCAAATTAAGTAGTACGCTATTCCAGATTTTGCAATTGTTTGCATATATCTGTATacataaaaaaagaagaagttgGATTACGTTGGTGCAAAACCAATGACGTTAGCAATGCGCCATGCAGAGAGCATGCGTGCTTGTTGTGGGGATGCATGCATATGAGTGAGGAAAAAAAGTAATGGAGATGAGCAGCAGACGGGAAAGATGTCTTTTGGATGATCAGGCTTGCTGCATGCCTGCACCGGAGACTGGAGGGGCTAGAAGGCCAGGGCACAACGATTGGCTCCTTGCACGGCCTCTGACCGATCTGTCCCTTTGTCTAGGAATTCCATGGCAAAGCTCTGGTTCTTTCACTTGTGGCCCCTCGAGGGATGCACAACTAACTTGTTGCAGGTCTATTCCATAGCCCATACTGCTTCAAGCCTTGTATGTATGTGGCAGATAAGACAGACATATAAAGACTCCATATGTGCATGCCAAGGTGAAAACTCTCAAAGGGGATTTAGTTGGCAccaaaagttttttttcttcaaaaaaagccATCAAAAGCTTCAATCAAGGAAAAATTTCTCGGCGAGAATTTTCCGAAAAAACCGAAAATCCTGTTTCTCGGCGGGGTCCGGTTTTTTTACTTATCGCCCGAAATTTTCGGCCCTTTTGAATCTCCGCCCAAACCAAATTGGTGCAGCCAAATATCAGGCCACCCCGCTACCTCATAACACTAAATCCTATTCATATTCCATTCCCCATCTCTCTTGGTCCCTCCATGACTTCATAGGAAGCCATGGCGATAGCGGTGGCCATATTAAACAGACTGTTTGTTGTGGCAAGAAAGTCATATTTATATGCATTGTTGTATCTTGTTTATACTATTAGATTGTTTGGAAATAATCTAGGTTACTTCCTGCATAAATTgagaatttttttctaaatttcatTCGAAATCACAATGGCAAATCCAATAATTTTCTGAGAAATCCGATAAACACGTTTCTCGCTGACCTCCGGTTTTTTTTCCTTACCGGTAAGGAAAACCTTGGCTTCAATACGAGTAATAAGGCAATAGCATCCGCACCAATTTCAAGCACTTTTCTCTCTACCTTCCTTGTTCCCTGCCTCTCTCCTCCTCGGGACACATCACCATTGCTGCCGCTTCCATACGTGCTCATGACCTCCTAATGTCGCCTCCATCCTTCTTGACCAACTTCTCTCACAACCTCTCATTGGCACTTCCTGCAAATAACCTCCATTTACCAGTGTTGTGTCTCACACCCATATATGTCCACCCCCATCTCATTAGTGGCCAAGGTTGATTCTCCAAGGTAACAAATGATAGATCTGGATCGGAATAGCAAGCACAAGCAGTGGCAGATGTTTAATTTTTAAAGACGAAGGGATCGATAAAAAGATTTAGGAAGTACCCCAATATTTGGGATCGGAAGAGGTTTCACTAACAACTCTACAACACAATGTTGTCCTGCACCAGGCATTGGCAGCATATGGTGACTACCATCTTGTTGACTTTCCATCTTTCCCTCTAAGATAGTTCTCCTTGCTTGTTTGGCTAGCGCTATGCCACATAAAAATGAGCCTACACATTTTGCAAATGTTTCCAATAATGTGGCTTGAAGCTAGATGCACTCAAATTTGATTGCTCGACCATTGTAAATGGTAAAACAAGGTTACAAGAAAAAAGGgatcaaaaggaaaggaaagcaaATATATACTTCATCATTGCTCAGAAAACTGTATATCTAATTATTAAGGTAAAAATCATCATTTGTATCGAATGTGGAAAGTCACTCAATAAAAAAAGAGcattatttagaaaaaaaacatgatTCTAAGAAGTTCTTACTGCTCACTGGACATATAGATGCAAAAGATCTAGTTTTTTGGTCAAATCATCATGGGATTTATTCAATCACATATGAGTTTATTAATGTATCATTTAAGCGGACACCAATTTGATTACTTTGGAATTTTGGATCAGAAAGAATTATAGGACCCAGTCATCTACGCAAGCAAGAGAACCTAACATTTTTAGCAACATATTAGTGCTTGGGACTTAATGGTGTCTTGAAGCATATTGTATTTTAGgagttatatttttctttttcataaatAACTATACTAGACTTCGAGATATCTTTGATGTACATATACTAACACAAACATCAAGGGAATCAGATTAATTggtattgaaaaaaaaaacttctttgTGTTCATATGCATCCAATCAGTATGCGATCAATAAGAGAAATGCAAAAAGAAAGGAGTCCAAGATGAATTTAAGTACAACGTTCTTATCAATCATCTCAACTGCAGAAAGGTTGCAATAAATATTGAACAGCATATTGAAGATCTTCCATTCTCATAGCCGGTGAaagaattttgtttttttttgaaaaaaaagagagaactcTGAATCTCTGATATGTATGGCAAACAGATGCACGCATACAGCCCTGAAAACAACTGCAAGAACGATACTTTTCAAAAGTGGGGAAATGCAAGAGCAGATAAAATCAAACATGGATCCTGCTACTTCTCCAAATTCATCAGCATCAGCCACAAGTACTAGCTAGTATCTTCAACTCACCTAGTCACCTCAGAGGGTCAATTATTCTACACCACAGGGACTAAAATTTTTCTTCTTCAGAGGTTGGGGGCATGAGAAGAGAGGCCGGGAGAGCACTCtgtgagagaggagagggagtgtGTGAGGCTGTGAGCCTGTTTTAGAaaggtggaggaggagaagcaaaggagacgagaaagGTGGCTGGTGTTAAAAAAGGGTGGGGAGGCTCTCTTTCCTTCGCGCGTGGGTTGGAGGAATGAAGCCCCATGGGCCCTAGGGGACCCTTTTGGCCACCAAGCTGATGTCACATTGTCTTCCCGGCAGGCCTCTTCTTTCCATTGATATTTCCACTCCCCAGTCTTCATTGATAAGTCACACAACACTGCTATTGCAATTCTATAAGTGGTTGTCAAGAAACTGTGTAGGACGCGTGCTCCTGATCGATATATAGAATGCTTTTCGAGAACTACCAACACTGCATATTGAAGACCGACTATAATTCATGGATCGGTGATGGTTTCTGCTAAGTAGTGCTCCTATATATAACGCTGCCTCTTTAGGACGACAGCTATCTAgctgctactgctactgctactgctactgctactgctaGCCAATTCATTCATCATCAGTGAAGTGAATGAAGTTTGGGAGCCCGTATCAAGTAGGTCTTGAGTTCTTACAGTGACGCAGATAATGAAAAGCGATTGAAATTGAGGAATCAAGTTACCATTGTGTCTTAATTATTTTCTCATTTCTATGTGCAATTTTCTCATTACCAATCTTAAGCTAGCTATAGCTAGGGGATTAATAATCCTGCATAGTTCCATGTGCTGCCATTGCTGTATATATATCTCTCTCTGCTAAAATACAAGTAAACTTTTCAGACAATCATGATGAGATCAAAAGCACAGACGGCTTAAGAACAACTGTTGCAGTCTTAATCACTCAAGTCATCTCACTGTAGTTGCTTTTTGAAACTTACTGCACGACCACTCCACTAATAGGTAGCTTTGTACACCAGAATCCAACTATAACTACCGGTATAATGACCATGTAAAGGAACAAAAAGCTACGGGAGGAAATAATGTACATGGAATAGTATGACATGATTAAGGATGATTGCTAGAAACAATACATTACTGACCAAATTCTTATGCAACACAACGCCATGCACCGTTCCCCAAAAAAAATTGGAACCGAATGAAACTCTGAATTGAATCGATTTGCAAACTGTACTTGTGTTCATAGGTTGATTGCCAGCCGAGACACATGTAGTAGACTTCTTTTTTGGATCTCGAGACATCCAGAATTATCTTATCTATTCCTGGTAGAATCAACTAATATGGGCTGCAAGTGGAAATTTTATGCAAACTGAAAGGTGTATATGCATGTCACCAGCACTCAACACACCGGACGGAGACGACTCAGCAGTGCACTGCCGACTATCCGCCGGGCGTGCCTCTCACTCTTGTGGCCTTTTTCTGCTCACAACGACTGCTAGTACGTAGCTCTCGATCGGCCAGtctccagctgctgctgctaatgATCGTGCATCCTCCAGACAATTTTCACGCGCACTGATCCCAAGGCCTACTGCTTTACGCGCGCGGACACGGACGCACACACTACTGGAGCGCGGCGAC from Panicum virgatum strain AP13 chromosome 9K, P.virgatum_v5, whole genome shotgun sequence encodes:
- the LOC120651878 gene encoding NAC domain-containing protein 37-like — its product is MESCVPPGFRFHPTDEELVGYYLRKKVASQKIDLDVIRDVDLYRIEPWDLQEHCKIGYEEQSDWYFFSYKDRKYPTGTRTNRATLTGFWKATGRDKAVRDSKHGHGGGLIGMRKTLVFYTGRAPNGRKTDWIMHEYRLETDENAAPQARPP